CGATGTTAGGAACATCACAAACACCACTGCCATTCCTGTAATCAAGCAATAGAGTGATCGAgttaataatatagaaaagaagGCAAGTCCCCTGCATTTTTTACATGTTTATTTTACTCCGTAGAAGAAATAGAGTTAAGTGGCCTTACCATAAGCATTGCTAAGCTTTTCAGTAGTCTTGAATCCGATAATGGTAAGAACACAAGCGACCATGAGAAGGTTATTGATTTCAGGAATGTAGATTTGTCCATGATGTTTCTTTGATGTATGCACGATTTTAACACGAGGAAAGCATCCTAAAGCCAGAGATTGCTGGATTATAGCGAATGTCCCGGAAATCAAAGCTTGACTTGCAATGATGGCTGCGAATACAGCTATGACAAACATTGGCCAATATATAGGTTCTGCATTTAATAAAACAAGATGTCAATTCATTTCCCAAACATAACTACACACAAGTAACTGATGATATAAAGAACTTTTACACTACCAATGCAATTTTTACTTACTTGGAGTGGACGCGTAGAAAGTGTTAGCAACATCACCAGTGTTATTCATTAAATAGGCACCTTGACCGAAATATGCTAATATGAGAGCCGGGTATGTGACAAAGCACATACTTATCTGAACAGATCGAACACTGAAATGACCAACATCAGCAAATAGTGCCTCAGATCCTGCAATTTGTTTTTGTTCAGATGTTATTTATTTCTCTTCTGAATTACTACTCGTAAAAATTTCAAGGTTGTTGGAAGCAAATTGTTACCTGTTATACACATAACAACTCCGCCAAGGGAAACCCAAGCGtcttttccatttcttttgaAATAGTTAACGATGTACATAGGATTAAGAGCTCGGAAAATAGCTATATCATAGCTCACGAAGTTGTAAACTCCAATACCAGCAATCAATACAAACCATAAGCAAAGTATAGGTGCAAATGTGTAACCAACTTTTTCAGTTCCAAATCTTTGAAACATGAACAGAAGTATCAAGATGGCTACTGCAAGCCAAACGATCCTGTCTGTATACCACGAAAACAAACAAACGATTAGTAAATCGAGAATTAAAACAGATAAAGAAGTTGCAATTTTCATTAACAGATGCAAAATTTACCTTCAGTCATTGCCTCTGGAGCAGCTGCTTTAACTCCTCCAATTGCAGACAAAACTGATCACATAAATTAGCTTATTAGTATCATAAACTCTGTTAATCTCCAGTGTTCCAATTCGTATTATTTCTGTTAGAATAAAAGAGAGGGAAATCAACAACGTGCCTGAAATACAGGGCGTTAGGACACCATCACCGATAACCATGGAAGTACCAAGCATTGTTGCAATTAGCAGAAAGAACTTCGCGAATTGGCTGTTTTCTAGCACCGACTTAAGTTGTGATGCCCTACGTGTACGTCTATCAGGCATATCAAGTTTAAAAGTCGAGACATCGCTGTCTTCTGCCATTGTACTCGGAATCAATCCCACCTTGGAATGTCGGCATATCAATGAATATAAGGCGAACGTACCACCTGAAATTAAAAGGCAAAATCATGAGTTAAATAGGAAATTAAAGCATAGTAAAAATGTGTAGGTGAAAAGTACTTACCATCTCCGTTGTCATTAGCTTGGAGAACGATGAATACGTACTTGATGACAGGGATCAAGGTGATCGTATACAAGATGAGAGATAGAGCACCAAGTATATCATCTTCGTGTTTTACTCCTTCGAGAAAGATGGTTGAAAACACGTACAATGGTGACGTTCCAATATCTCCATACACCACTCCTATGCTTTGGAATGCAAGTTTTAGTAGCACAGACGTTCCGATTACCTGCTCAACCACAAAAACATAAAGGACTAAATCTCAGTGGATCATAACAGCAATGTCACTCTGCTACTTACAATATTATGTATCGTATTTAAATGAGGTGGATCATAACAGCAAGGCCACTCTCCTACTTACAATACAATATCTCGTATTTAAATGAGGTAGCTAGCTAACACACCTTTTTGGCATCGGGCATTTTGCTTGCTTCGACATCCAAAGAGTCATGTCGTTTCAACTTTTGGCTCGAAGGCTTCTTTCCCTTGAGTTGTAGCTCCATGGGAACATCATCTTGGTTATCCTCAATGTTGCTCcccatcttttttttctttttaatttatgaaaacgaatttaattttatcttttgtttgtttgttttgaaaaaagctgatcaaatcaagcaaaataaaaattggttgAGTTCCATGACATGTAAACTTAATCACCAATGAATTGGTTGcttaaaaaaagagaagaaaaacgAAGAGAAACGTAGGAGGGAGACACCAACGAAATGCAAATGAATGATTGATTGAGTTCGAGATCAAAACACCACAGAACTCAATCAACTACGAAATTTGTATGATTGATTGAGTTCGAGATCAAAATCCTCAAAACTCAATCAATTACAAAATTTTCGCAAAAGCGTTTCCCAACACTACAATTCTCTTATTACACCAATCTATGAAGTTGATACCAAAATCGACttatttaaaatatgtgaaaaatgTATCTTATTTATAAGAGAAGAAATTGGCCTAAGAATTCATATTGACCAATAAACATATCAATGGACAAACGCGTCTAACGCATCTATCTAATTTCTCAAACTCACATATGTCCTGTTTTTTCGAATCTCATCATATGTTTTGTTTGTTAACTAATGGTCAATGTACGtaactaaaatttgaaaaataactaaCTTATTGGTCGATAAAAGGAGATAATTCTACGATAAGTTTTTAGTACAATTTAATACATTGTTTAGTTATAAAGCTTTGGATCACTTATTTCGTGATTAATAATTAGTATATCGTCTTTGGATGGAATAATAATTTTGGGATAACTTATATCCATTCAAACTCTTTTTGTACATCACTTTTCACATTATTGAGGATATTTTTTGTAAACAAACAACTTAATCTTATAAGTTATGCAagttactattattttttatacaataAACCGAACATTCACTAAGAAGTAATACATGGATACCTAATTTGATCGTAACTAAATGTTGCATAATCTCATCGTAACTTGCATTCAAAGTAAACGAACCCTTAGTGATATATATTCTATGTGGAGAACGGGAGGATTTGACTGGATTTGGGCGGGTCAAGATGGGGTTGAGTTTATAGATGGACGGATTACTGACCCACCAAAAAGTTACTTGAGCCGAAATGGACTGAAGTGTTAGTCATAACTCAACCGTGTCAATTCTTTctaagttttaattaatttatttatttttaattcatatatatatatatatatatatatatatatatattacctaaaaaatattttttctttattatgagtatatatataacatGTCAATATAAAAGCCCTACCAATCAAGGTAACCCCTATCTTCGATTCTTCGGTTCGattttatttaagtttgaaTCGGTTCTTCGATTTTAAAAAACGTATGCCAAAACCCCTAACAAAACTAATTCGATTTGATTCGATGCCCCTATATgcttcaaataataaaaatataaaactttcaaatgtttcttcttctttaaagCAGTTGACTTACAAATTCTAACGTATATTGTGCATTATTTGCGAAAATCTTTAATTGTCAAATTAGGTCCATTTATTTTAGCTAGCACTTTTTcatgttcttcttctttctcataaaaaatattaattgaggTAATTAATTGTATTGATTAAACAAGTCATCAAATTCGTGGTAATTACAAACATCTCACAtgcattaaaattaaattgaaaaggtatctttaatcaaatcaaatttcaCACATACTAATATTAAAAGTGTCACAGCCAAACTAGAAACCCTCAtctaattacattttttttgttctttttttcacTTTGCAATTAACACATTACAACTAATTAAGAAATCCAAACACTAGAACATTacaagattgaaaaaaaaaaaagatcacctatttaacataaatttagaaAGTAAAATAATGAATACTCATATAATTAAGAACACTAATAtcctcaaaaatcaaaattaaagaagttCATTTTAAAGTCCCTTTTAAAAATAGTACAAAAGAATAGAATCAACTTTACTAGTTATAAGCAAATAAGCACCagtaaacaaaaaatagaaaacagaaagaaaaaaaatcacaaaacatttgagattaaaaaaaatagaaaagagaaaaaacactGACCTATTATGCCTATATAGGTGGAGTTGTTGCAAGTAAAGCTTAAGAAGTTTTTATTTACCCTTTTTTATACCAAGGTAGAGGgctcaatttatatatatttgtttcctCCTTTTTGCCCTTTTTTCCACTCTAGgtattttgtgatatttttgttgaaatattaaaaatgtgatcaatttatataattttttgagaagTGAAATAACGCGTATTGCTTTAAATAAGTTTGAATGGTGTTAAGATTATGTTTTACATATAAGGAAATAAAATGAATGCATGGTTGAACcttaatgattaagattcagatCATATAAACAAACACACCAAGAGCTCGTTTTGATTGGATTTAAAAAAACAgcttttaacttaaaaatgaaatgtcaaactgaaatgacttttaagtcaaaaaatgaaaagtaggAGAGACCTACATTTGGtctttgacttattttaagttattttgaacttatttaaagttatttttcacCTATTCAAACACTTtccaacttattttaagtcataacttattttaaattattttttatatttgtcaaacacaTCTTTGACCAACTCTTAAATCAATTCAAACAACCTATAAATAAGTTGAATCTTAATAAAtaagattaaaacctttattaAATACAAACAGACGAGGCCTAGGTTCAAGACTATGTTCAATTCATGTGTgacaattttgttttgttttatttccaTGAGCTAAAAATATTCCCTtgataaatgaaatattttacttattaattaaaaaaaaaggaccaTGTAGAAAAAAAATGTCCTTGCAATAACGAGTTCATATCATACATCCTTGGGTTGAGATAGTTAAAAGGAGGTATAAGCTATCATATAGTCAAATATATGGGATAATGaggataaaatttaatataagtaTATATCGAAGTAAAAGGTGTAAAGTTCATGAGAGTAGcgaaatattatgtttttttcgccaatataaaaaattcataaatggtaaaactatgaaaaatatcCTAGTTCTTTATATAAtcttattaaaataatcaatagtTTATAAAATTGCATATTACGCTATCATAAAGCTATTGtaaaaaaatacaacatttattaatcaaactttagttcaataaaaaataagattgaACATAAATTGTAGTGTACTGATCTTTAATAATCCTCCCATAGTACAAATTATCTTCTCTCGTTGAACTTGCATTTCTCGATGATATGATTGAGAATGCAAACTAACGTTGTTACGTTGAGTCATTTGTTGGTCAATTTGGTTTGTacaaatttgacaaaaataatgaaattgatgaatataaatggtaaagtaaaaattgattgaacgtaataataaattctttaattgtTATATGAGATATCAATGGTTTGAGAAgtaatgatatgaactattaattttatttttatataaaataaatggttGTTAGATATAAGAGCGTCTTTGACATGTCGGGAGGCCAAAAGCACTTATTTTGAGAGAGAAAACACTTCTGTTGAAAAATTAAGTGTTTCGTAAATCAATAAGAGTGCTTTTAATGAAAGTAGAAACAGTTTTTCTGTTGTTGGGAAGAagctaaaaatttcaaaaaaaaaattcaagaaaaatattcttttcatatttacaTAGTTAccaatatatttcttattaattaaataaaaaatattacataaatttggtcaaatttcatttgagaattttattttatttttatataataaatcttataattcattattattttataattaatatattattttgagtaTTATTTTGTAGCATTTGATATAATGTAACAACAATACTTTTACaatttagaaaaaagaaaaataataacaattaaagaGTTCAGCCTCCCAAAAAGGTATAATGTTGattgaaaattcaaatatatataaattttaattttaaaaataaaaattaatattttatagtaGATATTTAAAAGGGTAAATTATGTGgctaagcaaacttatactatttaattactcatcatagctatagtttactATAATTACCACCCGCGACTAacatacattaattacgtgggctgacttcgagttcgtataagaaaaaattacatgaattaatatattttaaaaaataattactgattttagcgatattttttgtttattatcatttatagcaatactatgataaatttgtaatatgtattaaaagtaattatttatgcaatatatttgaattataattgtttttcaaatatattgtgtttgtttgttaaaaaatagtcacattgtattataagtgtattaaaatgtgtgataaatgtattatccatcattaaaacttgtattatatgtgaataataactTGTTCTTTGTAAAATGtattaaacttgaattataaattaattaaaagtgatcaagtgaaaaaatgttattgctataaatggttaatatttttttattgtagcACATTTATATAAGTTTTCCTTCGTTTAATTAGTCaagtttgtatatatataattcgccaagatatacaaatacatatatataatatacaattatttaacatatatacatatacaatttacctctctcccactctctgccctcttcACTCACACCTCTCctcctctctcaatctcgctcacctctctcctccctctcctaatctcgcttgccatataaaaaaaatgcatatgtacacaattatatacatatacaattcacctctcttccactcttttccctctctcctccctctcccagtctcgctcgcctctctccttcctctctcaAGCTCTctttccatatatacaaatacatatgtataatatacaattatctaaccaatatacttatacaattcagctttctcccactcttttccccctttctctcacctctctcctctctctcccagtctcgctcgcctctctcctctatGTAACATGTAGCAATTCCAATTTGTAATTATCAAATTGtagctatggagagtaattaattatttttaagtgattATAACTTTCCCTATTTAAAGTAGTTTCtctatcaaataaattttaatactaGAAGTACATCAATagttgtcctttttttttttggtaatttgaCTATTAAAAGCATTTctgaaaaaaagatatttagtCATACACAATTTGCTctttttttcaaatgaattagCCAAACACTTGCTTTTTTTCTAAAGCACTTTTCTAAAAAGGCATTTTTGAAAAGTACTTCTAAAAATAAGTTGTTTTTAACATCAATATCAAACAAACTCAAATGTATTTAAATAATCTCAAAATCacgatttttgaaaaattcatgTGATATGAAATTGCATGTCCGATTTCATTTTATGATTTGACGTCGCTGTATGATATCACAtgtctaaaaatatataatatgattatataaacaaatttattagataatttttagataaatatGAGATAAATTAATGAGTTTCACAGCGATTTTAAATGTGAAACTGTAATTTCCTGTTGAGTTTTGTAGTATTTTCCATCTTGAGAAATAGCAAGTGAGTCTAAACTTGCCATGgttatgtaattattttactGGTGATTAATACAAATCTGAGTTGCCAAAACCAAAAACCAATACTGAATTAATCAGCTTAAAAGCCACCAAATACTATATTTTGACATACAAACCACAGTTTGCAGGTCAATTAGGATACAACATTACCTCTTGATATAACATTTGGCAAAAGTAGCACCATCAAAATGGGAAAATTTGGTGCATGAAGCTTTATCTCTATTAACAGAAATGGCTATAGGTCAACACCAGAATGCTGCATGAATACTGCAGCTTTGAATTCTGGATCTTTGGCAAAAGTAGCAATCGACAAATCCGAGAAAACAGTGATTTACATGGATATCTACTTGTTAGCATTTCTTTGCCATCTTTCAAAGATTGGATTATCCACAAGGCCTTTTGCAGAAGGACGGCGTGTTGGATCTGGGTCCATCATTGCCTGAGAACATTTACAATTTGGACATAGAGAATTAGCATTTGCCTCTACAGATGACTATGGATTAGCGTTATCATACATGGCCACAGACAAACGAAATATATCATCTAACTACAGTTTAGATATACTCGGATTAAAATATATGGAATATTGTGCTTCAGATAGCGTGCTGGTTGTACAAGATGATAGATGATCAAGGCATATGAACACGAAGCATAAAGGAAAATACAAATCCACGGACTTTTTAACATAGTAAAAGGGAAGAAGTTAGTACCTTGAGTAGATTCTGAAATTGCAAGGAGTGACCCGGAAGAAGAGGCAATTTCCCCTCCCTGAGGTTTAGAAAATGAGGCCCTGATTCTGGCAGTGAAGACCCTCTAATAAGTTCATATATTGCAGCGCCCAAGGAGAATATGTCAACTTTGTCAAGATGATCATAGTTCTCATTAAGTATTTCTTGGGGCATATAACGTGCATCACCCTCTTCAATTGGCTGGCTCTTATCAAGAAGAGTTGCACATCCAAAATCACCAAGCTTATATACACCATTTTTCACATAAATATTATCTGGCTTTACATCTAAATGAGCGACCCCTCTCTGATGTATAAACTGCAATGCCTTGGCTACCTGCATATCAGAAAGCATTTCAAGTATCAATATTTTGACCTCAATTTGAACAACCATTTTTCCTCAGCCTTCCCACCCCACAAATAAAATACCCAGATACACGAACAAAAACAAGCAAAGGGAAGTCAAAAGCAAATGAAGTTAGTAGACAAAGGGTGAACTCTTAAGCATTTTGAAGAAGATCACGACTAAAAGCTCAAAATAGTTTACTATACAGGTCTTCGGCCTCTCAAAATTGAAAACCAGTTCCAGTCATATCTCAAGCTAGAGGAGAGTAATAAATCCTAAAATACATGATATAAAACAGCTCCCCTACGACCTCAAAGAGGGTTATTTGGATCACATATACAGTCAATGGTATCAGCTTCTATAACAGATATAAAGCTGatcctctctttttctttttttatacaGCCTATAGTCTGATCCTCTTTTCTCGTGTAAAAGCAACAAGCACCAACTCAATGAAGGATTTTTGAGTAATATTATATGCATTTGAATGAGAATCAAGTTACAAAAGTACAACCTACCAATGTAAATAACAAAATGGAACTAGATCTGAATATTGTATTTCCATGAAAACCTTAAAACATTATGAAGTGTTGCATGTTGTGTGCTCCATGTTGCAAGTATTAGGAGGGTGGATTAGGTTCTGACTTTGCTACAGTTGCTTTCCCTAAATAACAGATAGAAATCACAGTTATTTTAGCAGTTGAAGTTTCATGATTGATGATATGCTCATTGGTTATGTATATAGTAAAAAATTATCTCTTTGGTCGATGAATTATAATTGGTTTGCAAGATATATATCTTCCTTCTAACTTTATTTCAGACTTATAAGACAGTCATACTCAGTACATGACACAAAGTAGCTCTTAAAGATTCCAACAAGAGCCGCACCTGATACATTGCTTCCAAAACTTCTACCTCCGAAAATagtttagaatattttttattggatAAGCTGTGGTCACAGAGCTCCATTTGGATGTAGAGGTGTTCATTTTCAAACCAAGATGAATAATAGCCAACTACGTTCTCATGAGGTCCTGTAAGTATAAATAACAAAACATGTTGAAACAATAATCTCTGGGGTAgttcaaataataatatcagCAAAGGAAGTAGATCAGCATGCTACCTAAAGCAGCCAATGCTTGCACTTCCATCAAAGCCTGTCTCCTGGAAGAACACAATttaaatgcataaatatgaCTGAACTATATTGAATATAAACAGCATGCTTGGCATCACATAAGATTCACCTTATGAAgacattttccaaaaatacGTGCTCAAAtctattgaaaatttttatcTTGGAGAAAACACAATATGCCAAATGTAAGAAACAGTACACATAAATTATAGATGTAGAACATTTCCTATTGCATTcttaatttgtatattatgcAAACCCCATAGCAATACCACTCTAGCCTCACCCCAAACTTCCACTGCTATTAGATGCTACCAATTATATGGCCAACAGGATATCAGAAAATAACTAAGGAAATGTTTCTTTTAGTTATATGATATGTCAAGAAAAATATGCACACTCTGTAATGTCATATCATAAAGGCCAGAGTGTTGAAAGAAAGGATATATCACCTATCTGTGTCTTGATGTAACTGTTTAGTGCTATGTTTCACTGCATACATACATCCATCGATTCTCTTAAAGACTTTGAAAACACGGCTAAAGTTCCCACTACCGATTTGCTGAAAGAATGAAGGGTCTTAGATAGGTCCagaataaaatttaagtattaGTAGGAGTCAAGAATACACGCATCAAAACATACCTCAATTTCGTGGAAATCAGTACGGTACCGTGACAGACCATCATTACCAGAAATTGCAGGGTTAAAACCTACAGATCAAAGAAAGAGTAACATTAGGAATTTAACAGAAAACAACACAATAATTCTGCCATGAAGAACAAGTGATCACActctaattttcttttgaagtaCTAAACTGTTCCAAAGAAAATAGAATCCACCAATTATTCAAACTCACTGACCAGTACCTGGGTACTTGGATCTCCTGTTACCAAAAGGATCAGCATCTACCTCTGAAGCATCCCCGAGATAAGGGTTTCTAATGCACGGAGGAGGCATGACTCGATATCTTAAAGCAATAGCAGATTGTGACACATAACTGGGACCCTTTTCTGACTCACTTATCTTTTCTGATTTCATTTCGTCTGTCCCAAAAGTATCTGTAGGAATATCTACTGGCTGCTGCTGTCCAGATAAATCGGAACTAAAAGGCCTTACCGACACTGTAAAGATGGGCATCATGAAAGGACCACATAAGAAAGTTAATTTACAACTTTACGATTAATTATGGAAGATAATTGTGCAAACAACAAacttcaaaacatgctaaagtggagagagagagagaaagagatcTCCAGATACAAAGGTGTCCGACAGTAACAAAAAGAACGGCTAAAAATAGAAGCTTGAAAATGCAAGGGATATTCATACACATTATAGTTTCTTAAACTTTCAAAGATTATTCTGTTCTAATTTTCTTCAATATCCGAATGTGCTATTAGTTTGTCCCCTTACCTTACTCGACGCCTTTGTCATGCCTCAATAGTAGAAcaaatataagaaaagaaagaagagaatttgcatgataaaagttaaaaacttgACAGAGCCAGTAACGATTCcacaaatgaaaaatgaagttaaatGGACACCAAAGTACAAAATATTCCATACCTAGTCGCGGCCTCTTTCTTGATACACTTAGAAGCTTCTCGGGTGATTTGGGACAAGGAGTATAATCATCCTAAAAGAAATAGAGGGAAACGCACAGTATGACATACTGAAACTACAGCCTGTCATAGAGaaaaaaagtcacaatttttaaCACTCTGGTAAAGAAATTACCTTATCACCATCAAGCCCATTACAAATTGCAGGTGCATCTGGCGTTAGATAATCCGGGGTACTGCattccaaaaaattatttataagcaGAAA
The nucleotide sequence above comes from Solanum pennellii chromosome 9, SPENNV200. Encoded proteins:
- the LOC107029721 gene encoding potassium transporter 5-like, producing the protein MGSNIEDNQDDVPMELQLKGKKPSSQKLKRHDSLDVEASKMPDAKKVIGTSVLLKLAFQSIGVVYGDIGTSPLYVFSTIFLEGVKHEDDILGALSLILYTITLIPVIKYVFIVLQANDNGDGGTFALYSLICRHSKVGLIPSTMAEDSDVSTFKLDMPDRRTRRASQLKSVLENSQFAKFFLLIATMLGTSMVIGDGVLTPCISVLSAIGGVKAAAPEAMTEDRIVWLAVAILILLFMFQRFGTEKVGYTFAPILCLWFVLIAGIGVYNFVSYDIAIFRALNPMYIVNYFKRNGKDAWVSLGGVVMCITGSEALFADVGHFSVRSVQISMCFVTYPALILAYFGQGAYLMNNTGDVANTFYASTPKPIYWPMFVIAVFAAIIASQALISGTFAIIQQSLALGCFPRVKIVHTSKKHHGQIYIPEINNLLMVACVLTIIGFKTTEKLSNAYGMAVVFVMFLTSCFLILVMILIWKTNILLIIVYILIIVSVELVFLSAVLYKFEQGGYLPVALALFLMFIMYVWNYVYRKKYHYELEHKISPEKVKETLDATSSHRLPGLAIFYSELVHGIPPIFKHYVENVPALHSVLVFASVKSLPISKVPLEERFLFRRVKPYDLYVFRCVIRYGYNEMRNEEEPIEKLLVERLKNYIKEDYMFSVAANGDNQGETASLIEKDVEVLERASNMGVVHLVGEQDVVACKGSGVTKRMVINYAYNFLKRNLRQSSNKVFDIPTKRMLKVGMTCEL
- the LOC107029703 gene encoding wee1-like protein kinase, whose protein sequence is MERKTPNRTRRKQRSNQKSKKRMNKGSLSRHFTLGIAKPPLPNQQLLHSSLSNVTLPNPSRFQKLLDSDDLPPAQSQFSSVLPLNLDADADVADVAEKDFILSQDFFCTPDYLTPDAPAICNGLDGDKDDYTPCPKSPEKLLSVSRKRPRLVSVRPFSSDLSGQQQPVDIPTDTFGTDEMKSEKISESEKGPSYVSQSAIALRYRVMPPPCIRNPYLGDASEVDADPFGNRRSKYPGFNPAISGNDGLSRYRTDFHEIEQIGSGNFSRVFKVFKRIDGCMYAVKHSTKQLHQDTDRRQALMEVQALAALGPHENVVGYYSSWFENEHLYIQMELCDHSLSNKKYSKLFSEVEVLEAMYQVAKALQFIHQRGVAHLDVKPDNIYVKNGVYKLGDFGCATLLDKSQPIEEGDARYMPQEILNENYDHLDKVDIFSLGAAIYELIRGSSLPESGPHFLNLREGKLPLLPGHSLQFQNLLKAMMDPDPTRRPSAKGLVDNPIFERWQRNANK